In the Streptomyces sp. BHT-5-2 genome, one interval contains:
- a CDS encoding GNAT family N-acetyltransferase — protein MNEAVKTEVLAELDALRRASGVAAGHADLVREYSADGSECRIVFADLADGEVVELVRGERELARSGGYTLEWKVYGHDRQQGLAAALEEAGFEPDEEEQVLILPVAEASSSLFGTSDYEVRQLTDDAALDDYAEISRQIGRRNADEERRQLARLLEEQPDAMSVHIAYAQGEPVSCGRVYFQAGSPFAELAGARTKTTHRRQGFFTAVVGSRLRQARERGCRLLVTDALPTSEPILRKRGFEVVTFTRPYIFEPDN, from the coding sequence ATGAACGAAGCGGTCAAAACCGAGGTTCTGGCGGAACTCGACGCGCTGCGGCGCGCGAGCGGTGTCGCCGCCGGACACGCCGACCTGGTGCGCGAGTACTCGGCGGACGGCTCGGAGTGCCGGATCGTCTTCGCCGACCTGGCGGACGGCGAGGTCGTGGAACTGGTCCGCGGAGAGCGGGAGCTCGCCCGGTCCGGCGGCTACACCCTGGAGTGGAAAGTCTACGGCCACGACAGGCAGCAGGGCCTGGCTGCCGCGCTCGAAGAAGCGGGCTTCGAGCCCGACGAGGAGGAGCAGGTGCTGATACTCCCAGTCGCCGAGGCATCATCGTCCCTCTTCGGCACCTCGGACTACGAGGTACGGCAGTTGACCGACGACGCTGCGCTCGACGACTACGCCGAGATCTCCCGCCAGATCGGTCGGCGTAACGCGGACGAGGAGCGTCGGCAGCTGGCTCGGCTGCTCGAAGAGCAGCCTGACGCGATGAGCGTGCACATCGCCTATGCCCAGGGCGAGCCGGTCTCCTGCGGACGGGTCTACTTCCAAGCTGGCAGCCCTTTCGCCGAGCTGGCGGGCGCCCGGACCAAGACGACCCACCGTCGGCAAGGCTTCTTCACCGCAGTGGTCGGCTCCCGGCTGCGGCAGGCCAGGGAGCGCGGCTGCCGCCTGCTGGTCACCGATGCGCTGCCCACCTCTGAACCAATCCTGCGCAAGCGCGGTTTCGAGGTGGTCACCTTCACCCGGCCATACATCTTCGAGCCGGACAACTGA
- a CDS encoding serine/threonine-protein kinase — MVDTRRRQGRLGEDQLERFGSYAVVRELGAGGMGTVYLARSRGGRLLAVKVARPELAADTAFRARFRAEVDAARKVGGFHTAQVVDADPDGEPPWLATAYVPGPTLAHLIAAEEHMAEGELRQLGAALAEALQAVHRCGLVHRDLKPGNIIMAPDGPRVLDFGIARAIESTRLTMTGHAFGTPGYLAPEQAEGREVTGAADVFALGAVLVAAAGGSAFGEGTPMMLMYRSVHAEADLSPVPESICGIVGACLEKDPARRPTTEQLLDAFTGVVDASHPPTLVAPPPTLVALPTEDGPGKAQELLPEDAEFFQAEDDERAMVIDAHGVEIRLVGLNGISIDFPWNEIASIGHTLKDASLQCTLFIECTDDVPYDCTLTAPDDVTYDRWARHLLDVLNHYCE; from the coding sequence ATGGTAGATACAAGAAGACGTCAAGGGCGTTTGGGGGAGGACCAGTTGGAACGGTTCGGATCGTACGCCGTGGTGCGGGAACTCGGTGCGGGCGGGATGGGCACGGTCTACCTGGCCCGGTCGCGCGGCGGGCGTCTGCTGGCGGTAAAGGTGGCTAGGCCAGAGTTGGCCGCAGACACGGCCTTCCGGGCCCGGTTCCGGGCCGAGGTGGACGCGGCGCGCAAGGTCGGCGGCTTCCACACAGCGCAGGTGGTGGACGCCGATCCGGACGGGGAGCCGCCTTGGCTGGCCACGGCGTATGTGCCGGGCCCGACACTCGCCCACTTAATCGCCGCCGAAGAGCACATGGCCGAGGGAGAGCTGCGACAGCTCGGCGCGGCGCTGGCGGAGGCGCTCCAGGCGGTACACAGATGCGGGCTCGTGCACCGCGATCTGAAGCCGGGCAACATCATCATGGCGCCGGACGGTCCACGAGTCTTGGATTTCGGCATCGCCCGGGCCATCGAGTCCACCCGGCTGACCATGACAGGCCACGCCTTCGGCACTCCCGGCTATCTCGCGCCCGAACAGGCGGAGGGCCGGGAAGTGACCGGCGCCGCCGATGTGTTCGCCCTCGGCGCCGTCCTCGTGGCGGCAGCGGGCGGCAGCGCCTTCGGCGAGGGCACACCGATGATGCTGATGTACCGCTCGGTGCACGCGGAAGCGGACCTGTCACCAGTCCCCGAAAGCATATGCGGGATCGTCGGGGCCTGCCTGGAGAAGGACCCGGCTCGTCGCCCCACCACGGAGCAACTGCTCGACGCGTTCACCGGGGTCGTGGACGCCTCGCACCCGCCCACCCTCGTGGCGCCACCGCCCACCCTCGTGGCACTGCCCACCGAGGACGGTCCTGGAAAGGCCCAGGAACTCCTTCCCGAGGACGCCGAATTCTTCCAGGCCGAGGACGACGAGCGTGCCATGGTCATCGATGCCCACGGGGTCGAGATCAGGCTGGTCGGCCTCAATGGCATCAGCATCGACTTCCCCTGGAACGAAATCGCGAGCATCGGCCACACTCTCAAGGACGCCAGCCTGCAATGCACGCTGTTCATCGAGTGCACCGACGACGTTCCGTACGACTGCACGCTGACCGCACCCGACGACGTGACGTACGACAGATGGGCACGGCACCTGCTGGACGTCCTGAATCACTACTGCGAGTAG
- a CDS encoding DUF6262 family protein, with product MRADNIQHIVDAARRRSEYTRAKAIEALRALDAAGEPVTFETVAKRAGVSQPWLYAQPDLRTEIEQLRAAHRREPRSPIPARQGTSDASLPRRLEAANARIRRLTEENQQLREQPPTHSVNNAP from the coding sequence GCTGACAACATCCAGCACATCGTCGACGCCGCCCGCCGCCGCAGCGAATACACCCGCGCCAAGGCCATCGAGGCCCTCCGCGCCCTCGATGCCGCGGGCGAGCCGGTCACTTTCGAGACCGTTGCCAAGCGGGCCGGGGTGTCCCAGCCGTGGCTTTATGCCCAGCCGGACCTGCGAACGGAGATCGAGCAACTGCGGGCAGCACACCGCCGAGAGCCCAGATCACCGATTCCCGCACGTCAAGGCACTTCCGACGCTTCCTTGCCGCGGCGCCTCGAGGCTGCCAACGCCCGCATCCGGCGGCTCACCGAGGAGAACCAGCAACTGCGCGAGCAACCGCCCACGCACTCGGTGAACAACGCGCCGTGA